The Cydia amplana chromosome 1, ilCydAmpl1.1, whole genome shotgun sequence DNA segment CTATTTCCAAATCCTGGCGCTGTTTGCATTTACAGTACTGCATAGGGTGTTAGCGTACTACGCTCTTAGGTACCGATTGACCGTCGAGTTTTCTAATAAGTACATAGCTTATGTAAGTAAACTATTCAaacacaagtaggtaagtaatcaaAATAgcacaattttaattaattaatatatggcgcacctaggtaggtaggtacacctaGCTTACTTTGGTGTTAGGATTCACAAAATATCCAATGGCAGGTAACTTCCGTGACAATAGGCAATACCTAATACCAGCGATATAACATTTTATAGAGTCAAATAAGACCCCAtaatagttttaagtttaatGCAACAATGATTTTAGCTATCCAGACTATATTTACCTAGGGTAGgagcgttagttttcgtccacttgacgttccaagttttaaattttttgttgtttgtgtacttatACTAGCTTATAATATACCATATTTCCGCTTTCTAGGACTTCAGCACCTGTATTGAAGTGTGAATCGTGTGATATTCATGTAActacatacttttaagtatCTAATTCTTCTTAAGATAGAAAAACACCAAAAAAAGCagtaaagtttaaaattaaattcagtcGGTTCTAAAACTACTAAGACAGGGGTCCCCAAACTACGGCCCACGGGCCGGATAACTATAATTTAGACCCGCGCAAAGGAAGCGGGAAAGTCGAAATCGAAACTATCGAAAGCCTAAGAGCCTTTGGCTCTTGGCCCGCAGAGTTTGGATACCCCTGCTCTTAAGACATGCCTAGGTTAAGCAATGGTGAAAAGCTTTGGCATTTAGCGAACCTAATATTGTATACCTAATATTTGTAGTACATAAGCTATTGTCGGTAATGTAATTaatataatgtaatagaaaaatatggcCAACTGATGTGTGTGTTTATAATAAACGACGTACGTATCTACCTCAATACTGccttttaatatacctattatacctTGAATGCAATATGTACCTAACCTGAAGTTTTTTAGTGCCTACCTAATTtagttttttcatatttttttccaattttttggGCGACAGTCCAAAAATTAGAGGGGGGTGTGACTGGGGCATTTTTTTGAACTTTGAGCGACGATTTCACTTTATCATAAAATGGTAGGTATTCAAGACCACTTTGAAACCCACCAACACCCCACAACGGCCACATACCTAAATACGGACGAAGTTACCCTAAAAAAATCCTGGGTATCTAGTGGTTTACTAATGACCACTGAGCTAAGCCGAGGACAAACATGAAGAAACTATGAAGTTTCTTACGTGACTAATgactacagaaccctaaaaacgaactaatTTATCATAACAATGACGTAAAGTTTCATTATCACACCAGCTAGACGTTACGTAAGTACTGCGGATGACATTGCTAAATACACTGGGAAAATATTATCTGCCGAGGAATGTAGATAggcacataattattatattagttacCTATACTCAAATGAATGACAATGGGGCTATTTGgcaattttatactaaaatatcAAGAAATCCATTTCTTTTTCTGTATCAGACTTTGTTTTAAACGCATCGTTTTCATCATTCTATGTACCTACCtcatatttaattaagtatgctTGAATCGTTAACACAGAACaattaggtaatatttttcTAAGAGGGTTATTTAGAACACCTCGGTTGGAAATCTCAGATCAGGACTTTGAAGCTTGTGTTCATTAAAACTTGACTAGTTAGTAGGTATAGTCggttaaaccaatttgtcagtcagtaagaaccaggaaaactatactcatccttttcttttgggtgctctagcactagtgtaaaacaaagatagtatgattctctctgtctatgtttgaaatgagacagtcctttgacaaactatatttaacACGCTTTAAAAACGACCGCCTAACTAGAATGAAGAAACAGAGTACTTTTAATTAATCACTAAGCGACAAAAAATACTAAGTTACGTTACGCATTGAGAATCTTAAGCTTCGAATCTGCATGCTGCAAATAATTAGTATCTTTAAGTTTTACTCCATATTTTACGTTTATCCAACATTAAGTACATTAAATTTTTCAATTTCAGAAAACAATCTATGTTCTCATATTGTACCTAGTGACATTCAAGTCTAAATTCGTTAAATCTGCCAAGTGTAAGAATATAATTATACTGTTTATTGCACAGTTCTTCACTCACATGCAGACATCTATAGCTATAACGTCGAGATAAGAGTAAAGTAAATATTACGGACGTTGAGAGAACTCTCGACCTGCTAGTTAGTAAGTACATTACATAACACAGATATTTGAAGGACACAAAACATTTTAGTTTATATCAACAACTTTATTATTGCCAATAACATTTTCTAATAAAACCATTAGGTGTATACCCTAtacaaatatgtgtaatgctatTAAATACATTGATTTTCAATCTTAAACTTTACTCAGTCAATCTTTGCACACATCCAGCGCATCCTGTTTCTCCTCAGCCAGCTCTTTGCCTGTGTTGTCCAACATTTTGCGTGCAAAGTCAGAGATAGTGAGACCCTCAACAATCTTCCATTTACCATTGTTAACGGTGACAGGGAATGAAAACACAACATCCTTGGGTGTGCCATAAGATCCATCAGACACAACACCCATACTCACCCAGCGGTCACCTGTGCCAAGGAACCAATCCCTCATATGATCAGAAGCAGCCTTAGCTGCAGACAAAGCAGAAGACATTTTCCTTGCAGCAATGACAGCAGCACCTCGTTTTTGTACAGTGGACACGAAGGTGTTTGTTAGGTATTCATTATCATTTAGTACAGCTGGGACTGGTTTCTGGGCACCTCCAACAGTCACCACAGCATTCGAGGCATCAGGGAACTGAGTGGAAGAGTGGTTACCCCAGATGACAACATTCTTCACATCCTTCACTGGTACTCCAAGTTTAGCTGCCAATTGTGACTGGGCACGGTTCTGATCCAGACGAGTCATTGCTGTGAAGTTTTCCTTGGGAATAGAAGGAGCATATTTAGAGCAGATGAAGGCATTAGTGTTGGCAGGGTTGCCAACAACCAGGACTTTGATGTCTTTGCGGGCAACTTTATCAATGGCCTGTCCCTGCTCTTTGAAAATGCGAACATTGGCAGAGAGAAGATCTTTCCTTTCCATGCCTTCTTTCCTGGGCATAGCACCAACAAGGAAGGCAGCAGCAACATCCTTAAATGCTTCCTCTGGGCTAGCTGTGGGTAGGACGCCAACAAGAAGAGGTAATGCACAGTCAGCCAGTTCCATTACCACACCTTCCAAGACGCCCATCATGGGGGCGATATCTAGGAGGTGGAGGTAGACAGGCTGCTCGGGGCCAAATACTGCACCAGACGCGATTTGGTACAGCAAGGAGTACGCGATTTGACCCGCCGCCCCGGTAACGACAACCTTGATTGGTGCAGCCtggaaaaacataaaaaaataggtTTACTTATATAATAATTCTAATAAGATTCTTAATTCAATGGCACACACACGCACCAAAGCACTTTtttttacgaattaaaaattaaaaaagaacgAATTATTAATTGTTCCAAGAGATCCCAATTAATTACCATGGTAACCAGTTTAGGTTCTATGATAGTGGTTTCTAAAGAATCTTCTGTTTTTGCTCCCCAACAGCACGCCATGTCTCAACCCGGTCAAATAAAgagcataaaattaaaaactctaTTAATGATTAGATTAACTTATCATAATCATGATAAGGATAGTGCAAAGTACCTAGAACACCGGCAAACGGTTAATTGACTGGGCGGTAAAAGTCAGTGAAGTCATTCATATAAGCTAAAATTGCTATTTAAGTATACAGAATGTTTACAACCCTAATATGTAACCTACGAGAAAGAGGAAACCTACGAATTTTGAAGTTTTTCaagataaaaaaattaaaactacattaaAGGTCAAACCAAAGTCAATGGAATAATACTAGTAAACAAATTCCATAATTGACACTTACCATGTCTTCGGTCTCAATGGattatttcacaaaaataaCCAAAACCACGTCGCGTCACGTTTTTTATCACACAACAGAAGCGTGAAGGTCGAGATCTCGCCAACTGCACACGACACGACCTCTatctttttatatattttattagctTGAATCTTGAGTTGGTTGAATGAgtgcaaattaaaattatgttccACTATCACTCCTGACTAAGTGAATGGATTTCTGATAACACTGATTTCCGTCTCGCTCATCGATCGACCATTCATTCGCTCTTCCTGTCTTACAAATCCAATCCAATAACCATAACCATAGACCAAAGACAAAGAGTATTCTTGTACTACAAATATCGGCAGGTTTTCGGTTTACTCAAACAGCTACGAGTTAAAAGTGACAGATGACATAACAAAATAACCTCAAATTCTTTTAATGTGGAGGATTTTCTTATAGCCGACATTAACGCATACAAATTCTAATAAAACGCCTCATTTTGgatattattttcaaaaacattaATTATCAAGTGAAAAGCACGACATCATAATGTCGTCGCTTTTACGTTCCACTAAATTTGTGCGATTCTTCACTGGTGCGGCAAGAACGCTGATATTGAACTCGGCTAAGACTGCAGAATCTAATTTATTGGTTAATCCTATTGCACTGTGTTCCGCTAACAAGTAAGgatgattttattttgaaatactaCTTAATTATGAAAAAATACTGTGGGAGttggtcaatttgtgtaataatgtcccataatatttatttatttatttatgatacatTTACTTAATTGATTATCTATGAATTACTCAGTTTAACTGTATTTGGCTAATActactatacatatatatgtcggagcgagacaccagaaagacgtattgcagcattacagttcatagttagacgcctgtataaaatcgattagcaatgtttggcgtattgttgaactaaatgacaggtagaaggctttggaacgtcaagatgacgtagtatcttgagtgaatgtaggcacgagcaggcatttttgtcgttatgttggtagactggtcaggcaggtttaccaacttgaattggaggcgggagcggttggctccgccgctggaactggcttctttctttttgatcggaccgcgctagagatcggacgttaaccaagctcgtgcctaattcgctacgttcctgaaggcttacacctgaaggattattctgaaagcttatagattctcacgttctttaaccgtttagctaagtgttttattccaagtgttattttgatttcttatgtgccattataagcttacttttgtaaaataaagaaactatgtgttgttttgaaaagatgtgtcccgccgagtttgttgccgggttaaatcttctcgggtcagaggtgtagggttggaaccggtttagtttgacttaaataaagatttgaacgatttcatgtgatctttttatttttattgaattccgattccatcgtatgatcgtttagttatttttattatttagtactgaaataatagtaggcactagtatggttaatgagtccgaatgtttatttcatgcgtaggtagcatacctactattttggctgtgaagtaatacatctacgtactacccccacgcgcccaccgccatcgggaccatccttccccgacatatacatacttattgacAAATATATTTTCAGTGTACTTTTGCGCGATTATGCCACTTCCAAAAAAGCAGAAAGTCTTGAACCTTTGCTACAAAAATTGGATTCAGAAGCAAGAAGATTTGGCCGCATTACCAAGAAAGATATTGATGAGGTTTTTGATGAGATAAGATCAAAGAATGACATCACTAGCTCCCAGTCCTTGCTTGTAATACGGTGTTGTGGTAAGAAAGTCAATATCTCTTGACAACTATTTGAAGTATGTACCTTCTTACCTACATAAACTACATTTAATGTATCTATAATAAACAatgtaacaaataaaataacaagcTCATCGTCACACCCTTATGCAGCCTATCAAATAATGGTATGCATTAAAAGTAAACTTGCATACACATACTCACATGTGTTATTTCAACATagtgtaaatatataatataatgggCAGACATAACAAACCACTTGATCTGACTAGGCTACATGAAATCGTATCATTGCAACAATATTCattcacatttattttataggtgAACTTGTACCAGAAGAATTACCAGAACAAAGGACACTCTTAGTTCAAAAGATATGGAGTGTACTTACAGAACGGGGTATCCCTATGGACATTTCTCACTACAATGCTCTACTGAGGGTCTACATAGAAAATGAGCACCCGTTTTCACCAGCCCAGTTCCTCGAAGAACTGGAGAAGAAAGGACTGCAGCCTAACAGGTTTGGCAACAATATTTTATGAACTGCTAATGTGTGCCGTCTATAGTCTAGAAGTTATCTGCCCCTAGCATTACcataaaaatagatatttgaTAAGAACTTTTACAAACAAAAAACCATAAATATTATCAACATTGCAGGGTGACCTACCAAAGGCTTATGTGGCGTTATTGTCAAGAAGGAGATGTTGAAGGTGCAACAAAAGTTTTAGAAAAAATGAGAGAGCTTAGCATGCCAGTGTCAGAACCAGTTCTAAATGCCCTGGTCATGGGCCATGCTTTCCACGGAGACACAGATGGTGCCAAGGCTGTGCTTGAGACAATGGCTGGTGCAGGCCTGCAGCCGACTAACCGTACATATACTCTTCTTGCCTGTGGGTATGCTAAGCAAGGAGATATTGCAGGTGTTGAAAGCGTCATCAAAACTGCGACTGACAAGGATGCTTACTTGACTGATAAGGTATGTTCTAATcaggtttttattaatttatgattGTCTTTGGTCTCACCAGATTCACTTATATTTACATGCGGACTAGCAAAAACAAGAAGAAATACTCTAAAGCccatctccatatcgcgcggctaGCTATTTTTAGTCACTATGTTAAGAGTAAAACATGGTAACTAAAAAactatgtaatattttatttaaacacttTCTTACAGGATATTTTGGATATCATTGAACATCTAGCAACTGGAGGTCACGGTGACAAAATGGAAAGTCTTTTCCAACATCTTCAAAAGGGCATGGGCTACAATCAAGACGTATGCAATGTTATCCTACGGTTGCTCAACAAGGGGCAACTGGATGCGgccaaaaaaatcatgaaaacCATGCCAAAGACTACCAACAGTGATGACACACCGTTCAAAGGAGCATTCTTTATTAAACAGCTTTTAAGAGTTAAAAAGTCGCCTGAGGACATAATCAAGGCTTGCAGAGAACTTAAGGAGGAAGGACTAGTTCCTAATTCCATCTATATAGCTACTGAGACCgcattacagcagggacaagtTGAACTGTCTCAAAATTTGTTCAAAGAGCTCCAAAAGGAAGGACACGAAATACGCCAGCACTATTACTGGCCACTGCTTGCACAGAAAGGTCGGGAGGGTGATGAAGAAGGCCTTTTGCAACTCATCCGTGACATGGTGAAAGAAGGTAACATTCCCAGTGGAGAGGCTTTGAGGGACTATGTCCTACCATACCTGATCAAAAAAGACACCCCTCTGAACATAATATTAAAACTGCAAATCGCTAATGTGCCAGTTGGACATGCAGCAAGAAATCTCATGATCGAGCTCTTACAAGCCGGCAAACTTAAACAAGCAGCCGATGTTGCATTAAAGTATAGACCTAGAGGCCAATACTCTTTGATTACGAGACCGCTAATTAATGCACTGAGCAAAACTAAAGATATTGATGCATTTTCCACTATTTTGCACGTTATTTGCAGCTCACAAGGTCAAGTAACACAAACTGACGATGATACCCATGATGACGGCCAACAAGAGATTGAGGTTGGTCGAATTGTTCTATCAGCTTTGAAAAACCTAGGTAATGTTGATCCAGCTAAACAGCTACTGCAAGCTATTCATGCAAAGGGCTTAAGAATTAGCTCTGAATCTGCAGATGCTATTCAACAGTATCTAGGAAAGAACTTGACAACGGAACTTTCGGAATTACTGGCTCAACTTACGTCACCTGATCTTGAAATTGCACCATTAGAAGTGCAGAGAGGTTATAACAACGAATCGCGAAGCTCAGCTCATTTAGAGAAACTGCTGGCTCAAGGCAAGCCTGACAGTGAAAAGCGCCTACAGAGACAACTCATTTCAGCTTACATTAAGGAGAACAATGTTGAAAAGCTTAATAAACTTTTAGCCGACTTGAAAGCTTCAAATTTCGAACTATCTAACTTGGTTCTTTCTCAGTTATTCGAATTTTATTGTGTGAATGATGATTTAGAGAAGGCTAAGCAAATCCATTCTGAAATACTGCAAAAGGATCCTGAATTTGTGTTGAATAAGTTTAAGCTTGTTCAGATGTCATATGCTTTAGTGAGAGCGGGTAAAGTGGAAGAAGCGATCCAGTTTTTGAAAGACAATAGCCATGAGCCAGACTCGGACAAAGGAAGTTTCATGCTCAACTCCAAATGCTGGCAAATGCTGAATAGCTTAGCTGAAAAGAAAGAAGATGCTAAAGTAagtaatatgtattgtattcaattaaaaattcatcgtaacaTTTGTTTATGCTGTACCGAAACAGACGCTATTAGAAATAGTTTTCATTAACAGCTGATAAATTGGAACTcatgacttaaaacttacgtGGCATCATTGTGCAAAGTGCAAATTGAGTAGGTACGATATTAATGAATGCTAATACTAACATTTGTAGAATAATGCAATTTAGGGAATTGGATTTTTATCATGTCAGTTGTTTTGCAGTTTATTATGGTTTCTTACTCATTTATATCCCTTTTGCCTAGATCTAGACAATcacataaaattcaacatgtatcAACAACACAACCCAACATTTATCCAAGTGTGACTAAAGAGTTATCCTAATATTTATACCCTCAACAGGTAATAGAGATGACAACGGTACTCCTAGACAACAACTACATTGAGCCATCCAACGTGATCTTCGGGCCGAGCATCAAAGTGTTCTTACTGAAAGGCGACGTGGAGGCCGCGCTGAAGCAGTTCGAGGACTGCTGCAAGCAGTACAGGTGCACGCCGTGGAAGGGTGAGCTGATGAAGGTGCTCATCACCAAGGAAGACGCCAGTAAGCTGCAATGGTTGGCGGATCTCAGCACCCAGGTTTGATTTAAGTTTGATAATACATGCATATATTTAGGTTAATTGGGCAATTACACATTTTGGTTTGGAGTAATTATTCGCGGTCGCTTTTGAATGAAGGAAAAAATGTTGTGGGGTAACTTGCAAAGAGACTCATATGTATGTTTAGTCCTGTATTTTTCTGGGCAGGAGTGAAACTATTAATTATGAATTATACCTTTGGATCATATTAATTAGTTATTTAGACAACAGTTGACTTGATGTCAAATCGTGTTCTGGGAATAAGGCCTGGAAATTCCCACGTTTGTGCGTTAATAGGCAttaaccattttgtatttttcgGCACCCGCCAGGCTAGTCCCTTCTATAATAGCAGACTGTTCAAATGgggtattatctatgaaaagggaccttattgtcgacggcgcttacgccgcacagcgtcgtgcggcgttgtatttatatcgaagcatcgttaataatggcgtaagcgccatcgacaataaggtcccttttcgtaGATAACGACACAATTGTCCTATCCCACGTTTCCAGATCCACGGCGAAGTGAACGTGCTCCACGACCTGGTGCTCGCGTTCGTGGAGTGCGGCCGCCTGCGCCAGGCGCGCCGCATCCTCGAGACGCCGGGGCTGCAGGCGCGCCACCACCGGCTCAACGACGCCTGCGAGAGATACGTCGAGGTAATACAGTACACGCGAACCTGCATGACGTCGCAGATACCCAGTAATCTAATCTACGGCACATGCTCTTGTGTGATGTTATGAATTAAAGTTAGTTCCCGACGCGAGGTAACTTGGAGATTTTTAAACATTGGTTTTATTTTGTGATTACAGGAGGGCAAATCCGAATATCTCGAGGGCCTGCTCGAGGCTACCAAACAACTGTCGCACATCGATCGCTCCAACATTTTCTACCACCTCCTCGTCACCTACTGCAAAGCCGACGAGACTGACAAAGCTCTCGGCCTCTGGACTATCCTGCAGGAGGAAGGCGAAATCCCGAGCGATCAATTCCTCGCTTACCTTGGCAAACACCTGAAAGCAAAGAAAAGACCAGTACCTTTCATCGTTCCTGAAGACCAGGGCACAAACAAGCAAGTTAAAAGAGAACAGCAGAAACCTAAAAAAGTACAGACGAAACCAGATCAACCAAAACTTACGAAGCAAGATGCAACAGCTAAGCTTGAGAATTTGATTCACGACGGAAAAATTACCGAAGCACTGGACTACGCCGTGAAGACATTAGACGAAGGGACGATAGCGAAGCCTAATATACTGAAGTATCTGCTGAAGAAACTCGCTGAGCAAGGAGAGGTCGAAAAGATACAAGAGCTAGGCGAGCGCCTGTCGGAGCCCATGAAACGTAATGTCACCTACGACGATAAACTAACCCTGGCCATTTTCACGAAGGGCGCGGGACCGCAGCACATCGACAGTCTATACGACGCCGTCAGCAACGCCAAGTCCGACGAAGAGCTGGCAAAAGCCCTGGTGAAGTTCCCGCGAAGCAATGCTCTTGCTTCGGTCATACAAGATGATGTTTTCGTTGAAAAGTGTGAGTTGTTATAGATATAAGGAATTATacataaagccccgtctccatatcgcgcggcaagctatcgagccaatgttcgatggtttgccgcgcgatatggagacggggcttaaggcataatttgttaaagttttaATGTTCGTCCTAATAATTTCTAGGGTCTATGCAAAATTAATAAACCCATACAGTTGTTTGTTACAAAAGAACTATGCTCCAACTGTGACATTTAAAAAGATTAAGAATTGTTCAGAAGGTTTCACCGATAGAGctcttttaattttaatgatgaCAATGTTAAATAATTACCATTTATTATGTTTCAGGTCGCAAAGTAGCCGAACTAGCAGCTTCCAGAGGACAATACATGCCAGCAAATCTCCTCTGGATGGAGTATGTACTAGCAGGAAACGACCAGCAAGCTGACTCTCTCTGGGACAAATGCTTGAACAGTGTCCAGAGCGTAGTCTTCAGACGACTACTGCAGGAGAGCCACACCAGAAAACAACCAGAGTTAATAGAAAAACTTATAGCGGCaatgcagaaaaacaaaaacataacgCCAGGGTCGCATGCCAATGCATACTCTAGATTAATCAATTTCCATTTACTTGAAAATAACGTCGATGAAGCGCAAGCTGTTTTAGAAAAAGCAGTGAAACTCGGCGTACCCATCGATCAATTTAACAAAAATTCTCTAAATAAGTTGAAAGAAGCCGTAGAAGCTacaggacaaagtttcaaatATGCGGTTTAGA contains these protein-coding regions:
- the LOC134649079 gene encoding malate dehydrogenase, cytoplasmic isoform X2 — encoded protein: MAAPIKVVVTGAAGQIAYSLLYQIASGAVFGPEQPVYLHLLDIAPMMGVLEGVVMELADCALPLLVGVLPTASPEEAFKDVAAAFLVGAMPRKEGMERKDLLSANVRIFKEQGQAIDKVARKDIKVLVVGNPANTNAFICSKYAPSIPKENFTAMTRLDQNRAQSQLAAKLGVPVKDVKNVVIWGNHSSTQFPDASNAVVTVGGAQKPVPAVLNDNEYLTNTFVSTVQKRGAAVIAARKMSSALSAAKAASDHMRDWFLGTGDRWVSMGVVSDGSYGTPKDVVFSFPVTVNNGKWKIVEGLTISDFARKMLDNTGKELAEEKQDALDVCKD
- the LOC134649079 gene encoding malate dehydrogenase, cytoplasmic isoform X1, with the translated sequence MACCWGAKTEDSLETTIIEPKLVTMAAPIKVVVTGAAGQIAYSLLYQIASGAVFGPEQPVYLHLLDIAPMMGVLEGVVMELADCALPLLVGVLPTASPEEAFKDVAAAFLVGAMPRKEGMERKDLLSANVRIFKEQGQAIDKVARKDIKVLVVGNPANTNAFICSKYAPSIPKENFTAMTRLDQNRAQSQLAAKLGVPVKDVKNVVIWGNHSSTQFPDASNAVVTVGGAQKPVPAVLNDNEYLTNTFVSTVQKRGAAVIAARKMSSALSAAKAASDHMRDWFLGTGDRWVSMGVVSDGSYGTPKDVVFSFPVTVNNGKWKIVEGLTISDFARKMLDNTGKELAEEKQDALDVCKD
- the LOC134649068 gene encoding leucine-rich PPR motif-containing protein, mitochondrial is translated as MSSLLRSTKFVRFFTGAARTLILNSAKTAESNLLVNPIALCSANNVLLRDYATSKKAESLEPLLQKLDSEARRFGRITKKDIDEVFDEIRSKNDITSSQSLLVIRCCGELVPEELPEQRTLLVQKIWSVLTERGIPMDISHYNALLRVYIENEHPFSPAQFLEELEKKGLQPNRVTYQRLMWRYCQEGDVEGATKVLEKMRELSMPVSEPVLNALVMGHAFHGDTDGAKAVLETMAGAGLQPTNRTYTLLACGYAKQGDIAGVESVIKTATDKDAYLTDKDILDIIEHLATGGHGDKMESLFQHLQKGMGYNQDVCNVILRLLNKGQLDAAKKIMKTMPKTTNSDDTPFKGAFFIKQLLRVKKSPEDIIKACRELKEEGLVPNSIYIATETALQQGQVELSQNLFKELQKEGHEIRQHYYWPLLAQKGREGDEEGLLQLIRDMVKEGNIPSGEALRDYVLPYLIKKDTPLNIILKLQIANVPVGHAARNLMIELLQAGKLKQAADVALKYRPRGQYSLITRPLINALSKTKDIDAFSTILHVICSSQGQVTQTDDDTHDDGQQEIEVGRIVLSALKNLGNVDPAKQLLQAIHAKGLRISSESADAIQQYLGKNLTTELSELLAQLTSPDLEIAPLEVQRGYNNESRSSAHLEKLLAQGKPDSEKRLQRQLISAYIKENNVEKLNKLLADLKASNFELSNLVLSQLFEFYCVNDDLEKAKQIHSEILQKDPEFVLNKFKLVQMSYALVRAGKVEEAIQFLKDNSHEPDSDKGSFMLNSKCWQMLNSLAEKKEDAKVIEMTTVLLDNNYIEPSNVIFGPSIKVFLLKGDVEAALKQFEDCCKQYRCTPWKGELMKVLITKEDASKLQWLADLSTQIHGEVNVLHDLVLAFVECGRLRQARRILETPGLQARHHRLNDACERYVEEGKSEYLEGLLEATKQLSHIDRSNIFYHLLVTYCKADETDKALGLWTILQEEGEIPSDQFLAYLGKHLKAKKRPVPFIVPEDQGTNKQVKREQQKPKKVQTKPDQPKLTKQDATAKLENLIHDGKITEALDYAVKTLDEGTIAKPNILKYLLKKLAEQGEVEKIQELGERLSEPMKRNVTYDDKLTLAIFTKGAGPQHIDSLYDAVSNAKSDEELAKALVKFPRSNALASVIQDDVFVEKCRKVAELAASRGQYMPANLLWMEYVLAGNDQQADSLWDKCLNSVQSVVFRRLLQESHTRKQPELIEKLIAAMQKNKNITPGSHANAYSRLINFHLLENNVDEAQAVLEKAVKLGVPIDQFNKNSLNKLKEAVEATGQSFKYAV